ATTGCAGGAACTGTGCAAGTATTAATCGGCAGTCCAGCTGGGCCGAGATTGATTTTAACAGCAGCGATTCAAGGCATCGGAGCAGAAATCGTATTCCTCGCTACGCGTTATCGTAACTTCTCGCTTCATATTCTTGTGCTTGCAGGAATGTCTGCAGCAGTATTCAGTTATGCATGGGGATGGTTTTCTTCCGGATTAGCCGCGCTTACTCCAGGGCTCATAGTAGCGACACTGGCTGTCAGAGTGTTAAGCGGTGCGTTACTGGCTGGTGTGCTTGGCAAATATATCAGTGATCAGTTGGCACAAACCGGGGTTTTACAAGGGTATGCGTTAGGAAAGGAGCGTCAGGAAAAACGTGAAAAATCAGTGTCCTGATGACCGTCATCCGATTATTCGTGTGGAAGATCTCGTATTTGCTTATGAAAAAAATCATGAGAAACCTCTTATTGATCATATTAGTTTCACACTTGAAGAAGGCGAGTTGACTCTCTTAATGGGAGCGAGTGGATCTGGAAAAAGTACACTGGCTCTTAGTTTAAATGGTCTGTATCCAGAAGTGGTAGAAGGTTTTCAACAAGGAAGCATTTTTTTTCGAGGTATCCCTTTGGAAAGCTATGAAAAAGGTGTAGTAAACAAGCATATCGGCATTGTTTTTCAAGATCCAGAAAGTCAATTTTGCATGGTAACGGTTGAGAACGAACTGGCTTTCACGATGGAAAACTGTTCAATTCCGAGAAGCGAGATGACACAACGTATGGACGATGTGTTGGCAATAACCGGCTTATCGAACATGAAAAAGCGGGCAATTCATGAACTTTCTGGTGGTCAAAAGCAAAAGGTTGCCTTAGCTTCTGTGCTATTATTGGAGCCGGAAATCCTTATTCTTGATGAGCCGACGGCCAATTTGGATCCTGTTTCAAGCTTAGAATTTATTGAGCTCGTAGCAGAACTTCAACGGAAAACGAGCTTAACGGTTGTAGTCATTGAGCATCAATTAGATGATTGGCTTCCTTTCGCACAGCGCATTCTTGCTTTAGGGAAAAACGGCCGCCTCTTTGCAGATGGTGAGCCACAGAACGTGCTTACAGAGCAAGCCGCACAATTTAAGTCTGAAGGGATTTATCTGCCGTGCGAAAAAGGGCTGACAAGCGTGCAAAACCCAGTTGCTACTTGTGACTATGATAGCCATGAAACCACACTGCAAATAGAAAGCCTAACGTTTAACCGGAAAGAAAAAAAGATTTTAACAGATTTAAATGTATCATTACGAAAAGGGGAGTTTATTGCCATTGTGGGAGAGAATGGCGCAGGGAAATCCACGCTTCTTCAAGTGATGGCAGGATTACTGTCTCCTGAGCAAGGAAAGGTGATTTTTCTCGGTAAACCTCTCGATGAGTGGGCAGAAGGCGATTTGCGAAGGGCTATGGGATTTGTTTTTCAGAACCCAGAACATCAATTTATTACAGATACCGTTGCTGATGAATTGGCATTTGGAATGAAACTTAATGATAAGAAGCCCTCAGAGATAGAACAAAAAGTGGCAGAGCTCCTTCATCATTTTCAGCTAGAAAACCATCGCTGGAACAATCCTTTTTCGTTGAGCGGAGGTCAGAAAAGGCGTTTAAGTGTGGCGACGATGCTTGATGAGACGCCTGAGTTGTTGTTATTTGATGAGCCGACATTCGGTCAAGATGCCTATACAACAACGGAATTAATGAAAATTATCCTCGATTTGAAAGCAAAAGGAACAACGATTGTTTTTGTGACACATGATATGAATCTAGTGGATATGTATAGTGAGCGGGTTATCGTATTGGATGAGGGGCGGCTAGCGTTTCAAGGGGCACCAGCTGAGTTATGGTCAGATCACGAGCTCGTCTATCGCGCACGGCTACGACTGCCGCATCGTTTACAAAAGCAAGTGAAAGCAGGTGAAGTCATATGATTTCATCGGTAAATCCAGCGATAAAAATGACGGCAATTCTTATTCCTGGTGTCCTGCTGAGTTTTAGTTTTGATATTTTCACTCCGCTTGCTTACTTACTATTTATTATCACGGTTACCTTTTTATTTAGTGATATCCCGCTAAAAAAGTGGCTGCTTGTGTTTTCTCCATTTGTTTTTCTGGCGTTAGGGTTTGCTTGGATGACGGTGCTGTATACGAGTGATGGGTTCAGTGATGGTACCTTATTATTTGAATTTTTATGGTTTGAAGTAACGACAGGAGGTGTCATGGTTGGGGTCAGCCTTGCACTTCGGTCCCTTTGCTTTGTTGCTTTATCATTATTGTTTGTTCTAACGACAGATTCTACAGCATTTATGCTTAGTTTGATGCAACAATTCAAGTTACCGCCTAAGCTGACGTATGGCATACTTGCCGGCTATCGTTTTTTGCCCACCTTTAAACATGAATTTGAAGTGTTAAAGCAAGCGCACCGCATTCGCGGTGTGGGAAGAGCTAAAGGGATTAAGGGACGTATTAATCAATTTCGTCGCTATGCCATTCCGTTGATGGCCAATGCCATTCGCAAAGCTGAACGGGTTGCGATTGCGATGGAATCGAAAGGCTTTACTGGCTCGACTGATAGGACACATTATCATTATATGACAGTAGGAAAAAAGGATTGGATGTTTTTTGGCGGCATTGTAGGTGTCTTCTTTCTCGTCATTTTCGTCTCCTATTCTCTTGGTTATTTGAATATATTTGGTCACCAATTCGGTTAATAAAGAGAGAGGCACTCAACAGTTACGGAAGGTGGCTGGAAAACTGAGGAGAGCTGCGTAAAAAAGCAGGGTAGATGCTGAAAGGAGAGAGGTTAATGCTGAATTCAAGGCGTGCAGCTAGAAATCAAGACGTTGTTGCGTAAGAAAGAAGAATCAATGCTGAAAAATCGAGTAGAGTTGCGTAAATAATCGAGTTTGATGCTGAAAATCGAGGAGTTAATACTGAATTCAAGGTCAGCAGCCTCGCTAAAGAAGGTTATCCCAAAAAGGGATAACCTTCTTCCTTTCAAATCGAAACGTTAGTAAGTAATAGGTGATCCTGGTCCGAGATCAATACCAAGGTACATCCAAATAATT
The genomic region above belongs to Bacillus sp. A301a_S52 and contains:
- a CDS encoding ECF transporter S component, yielding MMKQWKLKEIVLMSIFGVVFAVIYLLFYFFGQGLRNFLTPFGLAPFGYEIIFGIWFIVSIIAAYVIRKPGAAFWSELIAGTVQVLIGSPAGPRLILTAAIQGIGAEIVFLATRYRNFSLHILVLAGMSAAVFSYAWGWFSSGLAALTPGLIVATLAVRVLSGALLAGVLGKYISDQLAQTGVLQGYALGKERQEKREKSVS
- a CDS encoding energy-coupling factor ABC transporter ATP-binding protein, whose amino-acid sequence is MKNQCPDDRHPIIRVEDLVFAYEKNHEKPLIDHISFTLEEGELTLLMGASGSGKSTLALSLNGLYPEVVEGFQQGSIFFRGIPLESYEKGVVNKHIGIVFQDPESQFCMVTVENELAFTMENCSIPRSEMTQRMDDVLAITGLSNMKKRAIHELSGGQKQKVALASVLLLEPEILILDEPTANLDPVSSLEFIELVAELQRKTSLTVVVIEHQLDDWLPFAQRILALGKNGRLFADGEPQNVLTEQAAQFKSEGIYLPCEKGLTSVQNPVATCDYDSHETTLQIESLTFNRKEKKILTDLNVSLRKGEFIAIVGENGAGKSTLLQVMAGLLSPEQGKVIFLGKPLDEWAEGDLRRAMGFVFQNPEHQFITDTVADELAFGMKLNDKKPSEIEQKVAELLHHFQLENHRWNNPFSLSGGQKRRLSVATMLDETPELLLFDEPTFGQDAYTTTELMKIILDLKAKGTTIVFVTHDMNLVDMYSERVIVLDEGRLAFQGAPAELWSDHELVYRARLRLPHRLQKQVKAGEVI
- a CDS encoding energy-coupling factor transporter transmembrane protein EcfT, with translation MISSVNPAIKMTAILIPGVLLSFSFDIFTPLAYLLFIITVTFLFSDIPLKKWLLVFSPFVFLALGFAWMTVLYTSDGFSDGTLLFEFLWFEVTTGGVMVGVSLALRSLCFVALSLLFVLTTDSTAFMLSLMQQFKLPPKLTYGILAGYRFLPTFKHEFEVLKQAHRIRGVGRAKGIKGRINQFRRYAIPLMANAIRKAERVAIAMESKGFTGSTDRTHYHYMTVGKKDWMFFGGIVGVFFLVIFVSYSLGYLNIFGHQFG